Proteins encoded together in one Henckelia pumila isolate YLH828 unplaced genomic scaffold, ASM3356847v2 CTG_477:::fragment_3, whole genome shotgun sequence window:
- the LOC140872908 gene encoding pectin acetylesterase 8-like isoform X1, whose product MDRIMGGVFQQWLPILVFMLMVLRIESINVDITYVESAVAKGAVCLDGSPPAYHFDKGYGAGANSWLIQIEGGGWCNNVSTCLARKNTRLGSSKQMVQQLAFSGILSNNPQFNPDFYNWNRIKVRYCDGASFTGDIEAVNPATNLHYRGARVFLAVMEDLFAKGMKNAENAILSGCSAGGLTSILHCDGFQALFPMGTTVKCFSDAGYFINARDVSGALHIADFYNDVVRTHGSAKNLPASCTSRLSPGLCFFPQHVAQGLQTPLFILNAAYDSWQIKNILAPGVADPHGIWHDCKLDILKCSGSQLEIMQGFRAEFLYALSEIGSSTSRGYFINSCYAHCQTEMQETWLSAGSPVLNDKTIAEAMGDWFYDRRPFQKIDCPYPCDKTCHNRVFDSQEHPLI is encoded by the exons ATGGACAGAATAATGGGCGGAGTATTTCAGCAATGGCTGCCCATTCTGGTTTTTATGCTGATGGTGCTGAGAATTGAGAGCATCAACGTGGATATCACTTATGTTGAGAGTGCTGTAGCAAAAGGAGCTG TTTGTTTGGATGGAAGCCCACCTGCGTATCATTTTGACAAGGGATACGGAGCTGGAGCTAACAGCTGGTTGATTCAGATTGAG GGAGGAGGATGGTGCAACAATGTTTCAACTTGCCTCGCACGTAAGAATACTCGGTTAGGTTCTTCCAAGCAAATGGTTCAGCAGCTCGCATTTTCTGGGATATTGAGCAACAACCCCCAGTTTAACCCCG ATTTCTATAATTGGAATAGGATCAAGGTTAGATACTGTGATGGGGCATCATTTACAGGTGACATAGAAGCAGTAAATCCC GCTACCAATCTCCACTACAGAGGAGCAAGAGTCTTTCTGGCGGTGATGGAGGACTTGTTTGCCAAGGGAATGAAGAATGCTGAAAAT GCTATTTTATCGGGATGTTCGGCTGGTGGATTGACATCGATTCTTCATTGTGATGGCTTCCAAGCTCTCTTTCCTATGGGCACGACAGTGAAGTGCTTTTCGGATGCTGGCTATTTTATCAACGC GAGAGATGTTTCTGGAGCTCTTCATATCGCAGATTTCTATAATGATGTTGTTAGAACACAT GGATCAGCAAAGAATTTGCCCGCATCTTGCACCTCAAGATTGAGTCCCGGCTTG TGCTTCTTCCCACAACATGTCGCGCAAGGACTTCAGACACCCCTTTTCATTTTAAATGCAGCCTATGATTCGTGGCAG ATAAAGAACATTTTGGCTCCTGGTGTAGCTGATCCTCATGGTATCTGGCATGACTGCAAACTCGACATACTTAAATGTTCCGGTTCTCAACTCGAGATAATGCAAG GTTTCCGAGCAGAGTTTCTTTACGCGTTGTCCGAAATAGGCTCCTCCACTTCAAGAGGATACTTTATCAACTCGTGCTATGCTCACTGCCAAACTGAAATGCAAGAAACGTGGCTCAGTGCCGGCTCTCCGGTATTAAACGACAAG ACAATTGCTGAAGCAATGGGAGATTGGTTTTATGACAGAAGGCCATTTCAGAAGATCGACTGTCCATACCCGTGCGACAAAACTTGCCATAACCGCGTTTTCGATTCTCAAGAGCATCCTTTGATATAA
- the LOC140872908 gene encoding pectin acetylesterase 8-like isoform X2 has protein sequence MGGVFQQWLPILVFMLMVLRIESINVDITYVESAVAKGAVCLDGSPPAYHFDKGYGAGANSWLIQIEGGGWCNNVSTCLARKNTRLGSSKQMVQQLAFSGILSNNPQFNPDFYNWNRIKVRYCDGASFTGDIEAVNPATNLHYRGARVFLAVMEDLFAKGMKNAENAILSGCSAGGLTSILHCDGFQALFPMGTTVKCFSDAGYFINARDVSGALHIADFYNDVVRTHGSAKNLPASCTSRLSPGLCFFPQHVAQGLQTPLFILNAAYDSWQIKNILAPGVADPHGIWHDCKLDILKCSGSQLEIMQGFRAEFLYALSEIGSSTSRGYFINSCYAHCQTEMQETWLSAGSPVLNDKTIAEAMGDWFYDRRPFQKIDCPYPCDKTCHNRVFDSQEHPLI, from the exons ATGGGCGGAGTATTTCAGCAATGGCTGCCCATTCTGGTTTTTATGCTGATGGTGCTGAGAATTGAGAGCATCAACGTGGATATCACTTATGTTGAGAGTGCTGTAGCAAAAGGAGCTG TTTGTTTGGATGGAAGCCCACCTGCGTATCATTTTGACAAGGGATACGGAGCTGGAGCTAACAGCTGGTTGATTCAGATTGAG GGAGGAGGATGGTGCAACAATGTTTCAACTTGCCTCGCACGTAAGAATACTCGGTTAGGTTCTTCCAAGCAAATGGTTCAGCAGCTCGCATTTTCTGGGATATTGAGCAACAACCCCCAGTTTAACCCCG ATTTCTATAATTGGAATAGGATCAAGGTTAGATACTGTGATGGGGCATCATTTACAGGTGACATAGAAGCAGTAAATCCC GCTACCAATCTCCACTACAGAGGAGCAAGAGTCTTTCTGGCGGTGATGGAGGACTTGTTTGCCAAGGGAATGAAGAATGCTGAAAAT GCTATTTTATCGGGATGTTCGGCTGGTGGATTGACATCGATTCTTCATTGTGATGGCTTCCAAGCTCTCTTTCCTATGGGCACGACAGTGAAGTGCTTTTCGGATGCTGGCTATTTTATCAACGC GAGAGATGTTTCTGGAGCTCTTCATATCGCAGATTTCTATAATGATGTTGTTAGAACACAT GGATCAGCAAAGAATTTGCCCGCATCTTGCACCTCAAGATTGAGTCCCGGCTTG TGCTTCTTCCCACAACATGTCGCGCAAGGACTTCAGACACCCCTTTTCATTTTAAATGCAGCCTATGATTCGTGGCAG ATAAAGAACATTTTGGCTCCTGGTGTAGCTGATCCTCATGGTATCTGGCATGACTGCAAACTCGACATACTTAAATGTTCCGGTTCTCAACTCGAGATAATGCAAG GTTTCCGAGCAGAGTTTCTTTACGCGTTGTCCGAAATAGGCTCCTCCACTTCAAGAGGATACTTTATCAACTCGTGCTATGCTCACTGCCAAACTGAAATGCAAGAAACGTGGCTCAGTGCCGGCTCTCCGGTATTAAACGACAAG ACAATTGCTGAAGCAATGGGAGATTGGTTTTATGACAGAAGGCCATTTCAGAAGATCGACTGTCCATACCCGTGCGACAAAACTTGCCATAACCGCGTTTTCGATTCTCAAGAGCATCCTTTGATATAA